DNA from Desulfitobacterium chlororespirans DSM 11544:
CTAAACGAAATCGCCCCAAACGAAATAATAAATTCTTCCAATTCTAAGCTCTCATTGTAAAGCAAAACATGCAATTCATATTTATCGCTTGTTCTATATACTTCATCATATAGCCACCACGACTTTTCCAGAGTGGAATCGCGTTTAAGTATCTTGTAATCCTCA
Protein-coding regions in this window:
- a CDS encoding DUF4085 family protein — encoded protein: MSGGFTNINQIRFEDYKILKRDSTLEKSWWLYDEVYRTSDKYELHVLLYNESLELEEFIISFGAISFSA